A region from the Vicia villosa cultivar HV-30 ecotype Madison, WI linkage group LG3, Vvil1.0, whole genome shotgun sequence genome encodes:
- the LOC131659300 gene encoding uncharacterized protein LOC131659300, translating to MAMVEKQGWFLMNNTQALVSRFFKARYFPKTTFLDANLGYNPSFVWRSIWKAREVLTFGCRWSIGDGSQIKVMNEPCIQGKAEDCMHLPQQQGIYNLVVKDLMLPNVKQWNMGVIRNLFDCVGAEEIISVPLVEDVTEDRLVWKEEKDGEYLMSMSMSML from the coding sequence ATGGCTATGGTGGAAAAACAAGGTTGGTTTCTCATGAATAACACGCAAGCGTTGGTGTCCAGGTTCTTTAAAGCAAGGTACTTTCCTAAAACTACCTTCCTTGATGCTAATCTCGGTTATAATCCTAGCTTTGTTTGGAGAAGTATTTGGAAAGCTAGAGAAGTGCTAACTTTTGGTTGTAGGTGGAGTATAGGTGATGGTAGCCAAATAAAAGTTATGAATGAACCTTGTATTCAAGGTAAAGCAGAGGATTGTATGCATTTACCGCAACAACAAGGTATTTATAATTTGGTTGTTAAGGACTTGATGCTTCCTAACGTTAAACAGTGGAATATGGGAGTGATTCGCAATTTGTTTGATTGTGTAGGAGCGGAGGAAATTATTTCTGTCCCGCTTGTGGAGGATGTTACTGAAGATAGATTGGTGTGGAAGGAAGAAAAAGATGGTGAGTATTTAATGTCCATGTCCATGTCCATGTTGTGA